ACGGTGAAGTAGGTAAAGCGTTAACCAGGAACCTCAGCAAGTCCATCGATTAGGAGGGTCTGCTGAGGTTCCAGCGCAGCCGACAAGGCTGGGGCTCCAAAGCTCATGAGGAGGCGCAAAATGAAACCATACACGATAACAGGCATCATTCTTATTGTGGTCGCCGTCGCGGCTTTTGCCTATCAGGGCATCAGCTTTACGACCAGGGAAAAGGTTGTCGATCTCGGTCCATTGCACATGACCGCTGAGAAAACCAGAACCCTGCCCCTTTCGCCACTCGTCGGCGGGATCGCGCTCGTCGGCGGGATTGCACTGCTGGTTATGGGAAAGAAAAAGAGCTGAACTAAATCGACGCTCAAAGAAGGAAATATGCCATGGGCAATTGCTATCAGCCTTATTGTTCTTTGGCTGCTGGAGTTGGGGAGTAGTCCCACTCTGGGGAGGGGGCTGCTGTCTGGTTGGCTGAAGTTTGATGAAAATACGGCATAAGTAAAGAGAGGTCGGAATTGAAGAACAAATCTCCGTTCGAGGGACAAGGCAACGAGCAGGAATCTTCGGAATCGGTTCCTGCTACTCTGCACCTGCCGGTTGATGTGCGGAATTTCTCCCTCGCGCTGCTCACGCTGCTCGCGGTGATCTTCGTGCTGAACTGGGCCAAGGCAATTTTTATTCCGCTGATGCTGGGATTGATGATCAGCTATGCGCTCGCTCCGTTTGTCACCTGGATGCATAAATGCCGAATTCCTCGGGCCATCGGTGCCGCGGTCCTGCTCCTTGGCCTTTTAGGCGGAACAGGCTCGCTGGTCTATTCACTCAGAGACGATGCCTGCAAGCTGATCGAAACCCTCCCCGACGCCGCACATAAGCTTTATCTGTCCCGACTCAAGGATCGGGGAACCTCCGTCGGTACCATGGAGAATATGCAAAAAACTGCCACCCAACTCGAACAGGTAGCAAACGTCGCAGGCGCTCCGGCACCCGATACCCCGCGAGGGGTGACGCGGGTGCAGATTGAAAGACCTCAACTGAATATTAAAGATTATCTGTGGATGGGGACCAAGGGAGCTGTCGCCTTTGCCGGCCAGCTCATAATGGTCTTTTTCCTGGCGTATTTTCTGCTGGCTTCCGGCGATACCTTCCGACGCAAACTGGTCAAGATCGCCGGCCCCACCCTCAGCAGGAAAAAAATCACCCTGCGGGTGCTGGATAATATCGCCGAGCAGATTCAACGCTATCTGCTGGTACAGATCTTCACCAGCATCATGGTGGCTGTTGCGACCTGGCTCGCGTTTCTCTGGCTCGGTCTGGAACATGCGGCCGTCTGGGGGATTATCGCCGGGGTCCTCAAAATCATGCCGTATCTCGGCCCCCTCGTCGTTTGCGCCGGCACCGCCCTCATCGCGTTTCTCCAGTTCGGAACCGTCGACATGGTGCTGCTGGTTTCCGGCACCTCGCTGATCATTACCAGTCTCGAAGGGTACCTGATAACCCCCTGGCTGACCGGCCGTGCAAGTCGGATGAGCCCGGTCGTGGTGTTCGTCAGCGTGCTGTTCTGGGGCTGGTTGTGGGGGGTATGGGGTTTATTGCTGGGCGTGCTCATCATGATGATCATCAAGGCGGTCTGCGATCATGTAGAAGATTTGAAGCCCATCGGCGAACTTCTCGGTGATTAACACAGCGCTAATCGGCGCGGATGAGACCATCACTGGGGTCAGAAAAACATCCGGCACTCGGTTTTCTTTAAAAAGAACATAATAAAGTTCACCAGAAAGTTGGATGCCTGGTGTTCGCGCCAGATGCGGAACATACTGTTTGGAAAAGCAAACTTGTCAACCTGGACCCCGTAACCTGACCCGTGGCTCAACCCGCAAAAACGAAGAAATGAACAGGAGGAATGAATGAAGACAACTATGACAAGAGTTGACAGCGTACTGATTTGTCCCGTTTGTTCTCAACAGCACCAGGCCGTTCCTTTCGCATCGTCCACCACCGTAAGTTGTGCCCGATGCGGGTCGGTCATCATTCGCGGCGGATCAAAAAGTGTCAGTCAAACCCTGGCGTTCTCCATTGCGGCCCTGATTCTTTATATCCCGGCCAACATTTATCCAATCCTGTCCATGGAAAAGCTTGGTGTCTATTCTGAAAATACCATCTGGCAAGGGGTAAGGGAGTTATTTCACCATGGCTATTGGGGAATTTCAGTTCTGGTGTTTTTGGCCAGCATATTCATTCCCTTACTGAAAGTTCTGGTTATGATTTACCTCTCCCTGGCGCGACACCACGGCGGCAGGCAAAAGCTAAAGCTGGGTCTTTTCAGGTTGGTGGAGCGCATCGGTCCCTGGTCAATGCTCGACGTTTTTCTGGTAGCGATCCTTGTGTCTCTGGTTAAACTGGGCGATTTGGCAACCGTCCATCCTGAATCAGGATTGACTGCTTTTGCCGCTGTGGTGGTTTTAACTCTGTTTGCCTCGGCGAGTTTTGAGGTTTCCGTGCTCTGGGAAAAGGAGGATGAAATATGAGTGAAGAGAATCAGAAGAACAAAGAGACCATCGCAACGGCAACGACTCAATCACCAGTGAAGGGACCGGACAAAACACAAGGGCAACCCTTGCCGAAGCCGAAGCTGGGCAAAAAGCCCAGCCTGATATTAGCCTGGCTGGTGCCACTGCTTGCCATCGGCCTGACAGGGTTTTTCGTCTATCACAGCCTGCCCGAGAAAGGTCTGGATATACGTATTCTGGCAAAAAATGGTGCTGCCATCGATCCTCAACGTACCTTGCTTAAATATCGCGGCGTGCGGGTCGGCATCGTCAGCCAGGTGGGCCTGAATGACAGCGCTGAACAGGTCGTGATTGAGGCTACGCTGGACAATGATTACCGCGACTTTGCTAAAGAAAAATCTCAGTTCTGGGTCGTTCGTCCCGAGATTTCCTTAGCCGGGGTTCAAGGTCTGGATACCATCGTTTCGGGCCCCTATATCAACCTGCGGCCCGGAAACGGAAAACAGAAATTAGAATTTGAAGCGCTCTCTTCGCCAGCTGTATCCGATAATTTAGGTGAAGGGTTGCGGCTGCAGATTAAATCTCCGCGCTTGGGGGCGATGAAGATCGGCACCCAAATAATGTATCGCGAGGTGACCATTGGCGAGGTTTATAATTTTAAGCTTTCGGAAACCGCGCAGTTTGTGCGTCTTCTGGTTTTCATCGAGGAGCCATACAAAAATCTGATTCGGAAAAACAGCGTTTTCTGGAATGCCGGCGGATTTGACCTGAATGTTTCACTGTTCGGAGCGAAGATCACCACCGAATCTATCAAAGGTATTTTAACCGGAGGAATTGGGGTCGCAACACCAGAAGATCCCGCGGAAGTCGTCCAAGATGGTGCAGTGTTCGAGCTCCGTGAAAAGCAGCAAGGGGAATGGTTGGAATGGGCGCCCAGTATTGATGTTATGGGAGGCAAAAACGAAGGCCGCAGTCACGAGGCACCGAAAAAGAAGAAAACGCTGGAGGAACATAAGGGAGCGTTTTTTTCAAATCCACATGCCTAGGAGAAGGCCAATCGGGGTCGGGCCTCAACAACCGGCAGGACAAATATACTGCACCTACTGGTCAGTGGCGGGATCCACTACGGTCAGGGCGCCTTCCCTGCTACACAGCCCTCGCCTTCCTTCAGCGCCCACGCCTCTCCGAACATCGCATCAGTTGAAACAGTAGTTTTCGATATTTCAATTTAGCCCCATTACCGCGCCAGAACGACGAATATACAGCAGGTCCAGCCCTTGATTTGTGGAGGCTGATCCCTTTGACCGAGGTAGATCTTATCTTGTACATAATCAGTCGACATGGCATCCTTCAGCTTCTCAAGTGTTGGCTTCGCCTTACTTGAAAAACTGGAGTTTGCTCTCTGCTTTAGAAATTCATCAACCACTTTGACACCACAGATGTCTCGGCCGCCTCCCCCAGTGGAATTTATTTTATGGGAATAAAAACCTTGTATCAGCAGCATGAAGCACGCCTTACCGCCATCAGGCGCTTTCTGCCAGGCCTCGCGTTTATTAGCGGTTTTACCTGGGATTCGGTGTCCATGGGGCGGGTGGTTTCATTTTATGACCTCCTTATTCTTACCACTTACTATTTCGGCGCGGGTCTGATCCTCGTCCTTCTGGTGCGAGAGATACAACCCCGCTGGCAAAACTGGTTCACCTTTCTTATCCAGTTTTTTTTCGGCAGCCTGTTCAGCGCCCTGGTGGTCTTTTATTTCAAGAGTTCCGGTTCCCTGTACACTTTTCTGGTCGTGATATTCCTGGCTTTGATGCTGGTTTCCAACGAATTTATTGCCGAAAGATATCGGAGCCGGACCCTGACCTGGACCATGTTTGCCGCTTGCGGCACCATGTATCTTAATTTTCTTATCCCTCACGTCGTCCACTCTATCAAGCCGGTCTGGTTTTATCTGAGCTGCATTTTCAGTCTGACGGTGGTTTTCGCGATCCACGGCTTCGCTTACGCCAAGCAACGCGAATCCATGACAATTGAAACCAAAAGATTGCAGTATCTCAGGGAGTTACTACAAATGGCCCCGTCCCTGGCAGTGGTTGCCCTGCTGGTGGTTCTCTATCAGTTTCAACTCATTCCACCCGTGCCGCTGGTCTTGAAGGAAAGCTATATCTGCAAGGACTTCAGCAGCGAGAACGGAGTCTATCAGTGTCAGGCCGAAAGACAATCCCTGGCACGGGCCCTGGGCTTTGGTGGTGACGTCATTCATATTACCAAAGGGGAGAAGATCTATAACCTGAGCGCAGTCTTTGCGCCGACCCGCATAACTGTCGACCTGGAGCAACGTTGGTGGTTATGGAATGAGCAGCTCGGCAGCTGGCTGGCCAGTGGTGTGGTGCCCCTCCCGATGGTCGGGGGGCGTAAGAATGGGTGGCGCACTTACAGTTACATCCAGGCCAGCACTCAAGCGGGAGACTGGAAAGTAGAAACCGCCCTTAAGGATGGTGCGGTGCTTGCCGTTGCCTACTTCACGGCCAAAGATCAAGTAGAGCCAGCGCCCCGAACCCATGCGGTCAGGGTACTCTAGACAGGTCAGCTTCTTTTATCCAGAGGCAAAATCTTTTAAAGAGCGCGACATACCGCCGCGAGTCCTCTAGCCCCAAATCATGCATTCCGTAACGAAGTCTCTGGGACCTGCCCCTGTTACATATGGTGGCAATATCAAATACGACGGCTTTCGTTGAGAAAACTTACACCCACCAATTTTCAATCACCATATTTTACCCATTAGAATCAGACACTTACCAACACTTGAAGGATTATCCCTCTTGGCCTGATTGTTGCGATTATATCGGGCTGACAGCGCATGATGCCCTGCTCAAATTCAGAGCCACAAATAATCTTTTCAACTGCTGGTTTAAATTCAGCACACCAAAAAGAGGCTATCATGAATCACATGATAAACTATTCAGGATGGATAACCGGAGAGCTGTGGATCGAACAACTGGTGGGTGTGATGACTTTAGGGTTGCTGATTGTCATGCTCACACGAGTTTATCGCACCTTCGTTACTATTGAGTTCGAACCGGTGCGGCGGCAAAGGTTGGTTCCGTGCCGGTTGACCAATCTTCAGGCCAAACGGCGAGTCGTCTATGTCGAGCCAATTAGCCAAGGTATGAATAACGCGATTTTCCATAACAGGAGGACACATGACCGTCCAAGTCGACATTGTCACACTGAGCGTTTTGGTGATTGTCATTATTTTTGCGGCGACACTGCTGCCGATGATCTGGCAGTGGAAAAAGACCGGCAAGGAGGCTGATGCGCTGTTGAGCGAATTGCGCCGCGAATTGGTCCCAACTCTGAAAGACGTCAGGGAGATAACGGAGCGCATCAACCGGGCCTCGGTGAAGATTGAAAAAGGGAGCGGCCACGCCGAAAACCTCTTCGAATCCCTCGACGAGATTGTCGGTTCGGTGCGCCAGATCAGCCATAGTTTTCGTTATGATGCCTGTCATCTTGCCGAGAACGCCGCCTTCCTCATAACGGGTCTCAGAGCAGCCATCAAGGTTTTCTCCAAAGAGACTCAAGACAAAGGAGTTTAGCGTATGTCAGAAAAAAATTCGAACGGATTGGGCCTGACTTTTTTAGCGTTTACCCTGGGTGCAGCCATCGGAGGGGGGCTGGCATTGTTAACTGCTCCCCGTTCCGGGGCGGAATCGCGGGAAAAGATGCGAGGAATGGTGGACGACAAACGGGTGAAATTGGATGAACTGACAGAGGACGCGGAAACCCGAATAAAAAAAGTGATTCAGGAGAGTCATGAGGTTCTTGAGAAGAAGGTTGATCTTATCAAGGCCGCACTTAAAGCGGGCAAGGACGCGATAGACGCAGAAAAAGCTAAACAGAAAAAATCAACCAAAGCAGACACACCTGCCGATGCTTAGGGAACAGATGGTCCTGAAGCTATAGCAGCTTTTAGACCGAATTGGAGAACCTTCTCCAATTCGGTCCCACCCAAATTGCGACAACTACCCAAAGGAACAACCATGGCCAAAGGAACCTCACAGCTGATGGCAATTATTCTACTGATCGCTGGAATCGCACTTCTGATCTGGGGAAGCGATCTTTACGGTGCGTTCGGCAACAAGCTTACACGAGCTCTCGACGGCTCCGTTGACACCAAAACAATTGTAGTCCTGGTCGCAGGAGGCGTCTGCACCCTCCTCGGCCTGGCTAAACTCAGAGGATAGATAAGCGCCGCTCAAACATTGGTAAAGGGAGTCTGTCCGTCTGTTGCAAACACAGGCAACACGCAATCTGCACAGAGAGTGGAATAGCGGTATACAGACAATCAGCCACCAGCAACCAAAAATGGGGAGTTTTTTATGCTTTGGACATTTTGCGTCATACTGATCGTACTGTGGGTTTTAGGGATAGTGACCTCCACGACCATGGGCGGGCTGATCCATATTCTGCTGGTCATAGCGGTTATCATGGTCCTGGTGCGTATCATCCAGGGAAGAAGGATTTAGTAAGGAGTTAAAGCCTTCGGTAAAACAATTTTTTCAAAAGAAAGGGCGCACTGCGGTGCGCCCTTTCTTTTGAGGTTTGCTTAAAAAGAGATGTTGATGCCCCCGCCAAAGTACTCGGCGCGCAAGGCGTAGAATTGGCCGAAGGGCAAATTGCCGTGATAGTACTCACCAAATATCTGAATCGAGCGTTTCTCGGCATAGGGGCTGCGAATGTTGACACCGGCCTTGACGGTTAGGTCCGTATCCCAGTCGGTTTCTGCCCAGGAATGCCAGAGAACGCTGGCAAAGGGGTAAGCTGTTGAGGTGATGACGGGCTTGGTGAGGAGATAATCTATCCCCGCCTGAGCGCTGAAGCGCTTGAGGGGGGTCGAGGTATGGACAATATAGGAGGGTCCGGCGGTGAGGCGCAGACCTTTCCAATCCCAACCGGCGAGCAGTTCGATGGTCTCGAAGCTTAAGTTGATGCGAGGTTTCTTCAGTTCAGCGTTCTGAGGCAGCAGCAGAAACTCGTCCCCCAGGTGAGAAGACTGGTGGAAGAGACGCGCCCGGGCAGACCAGACCCCATTTCGATAACCCAGCGGGAAGCCGATAATATAATCCGCGTTGACCAGATCGAGGGATTCGGCGTCCATATTGAACTGGGCAAGGACTGCCCCGCTGATACCCAGCTGCCAGGCATCGGTCTCACCCCACCCAGGCACGCGCACCAGCCCGAAGCTATCGCCAAACCCGACCGAACCAACGTTTAAGCTGCTGCCGGGGAGGTTAAGGCGCAGCCAGGTGACATAGGTGCGAGGTTCCTTGGCGCTCGACAATGAATTCACGAAGAGAGAATCCACCGGAAAGAGGATCGCAGAGCGGTTGGCGACCGGCTCCGCCTTCTCCGTTTGCACAGCGCTGAATCCGGTAATGAGAGGAAAAAACAGGACCAGAATCAGGAATAAAATTAACTTTTGCATCGCGAAACTCCATTGAGGGGTGAATTTCTTTGTTGCGTTGTTGGATACGCATTTAAAAACTTTCCTTTTCAAGGGTTTTCACCACCACATCGGCAGTCACCATACCCTCAACATCTTGAGGACCCACCAAATATTGAGGCCACAAAAAACAGTCACGGAAACTTTGCCTCTTGTTAATGCAGAGCTAACAGACCGTAATAAATCACTTTTTATTTTTAAAAATACAAATTACGAAATTGGCAAACTCCTTGCGGAGACTGTAAGCATATCCTCTCTGTCTCATCTTTGGTAGAAGCTGCCAGTTTCCAGAAAAGGAGAAATATTTTAACGGCAGCATTATCGGCATAAGGCGAGAAGAGCAGTCAATTGAAAGATTGTCCCAGACAAATCAAGACTAGCTTAAATGAACTCTAAAAGGAGTACTTATGAAAATGTTCAAATCGAGTAGAGCCTACCTGATACTTACAGTCATTCTGTGTGTCATTGCCAGCGGCTCGCTGGCTCTCGCTGGATCCCATCATGAGAAAAAAAGCCACCATGTCAAGCCGGCCAAAGACCTGCCAACTGCTTCTACAACCGATATCCTTGGCTCCGCCGCACAGTTCGGCGTTTTCGGCGGCGGCGCCGGCATGACAAACCAGGGAATTCTTACCATTGTGAACGGGGATATCGGCACAACCGGTGTATCGACCCTGGTGACCGGATTCCACGATAGCAATGCCGTATTTACCGAAACCACCATGAACATCGGGCAAGTCAACGGTACCGTACACACGGCCACCGCGCCGGCCGGTTCGGTCCCGAACGTTATTGCCGCAGCGGCCGCACTTGATGCTCAAACCGCCTTCGACAATCTCTCTCCCGCAGCGCTTCCCGGTGGCATAGATGTTTCCGCCTTTGGTGGCGGAGCCGGCGAACTCGGAAATCGCACCCTCGCACCCGGTGTGTATCAGTCGGCGCCAGGTTCCTTTGCGATCCAGGGCGGAGATCTCACCCTTGATGCCCGTGGTGATAAAAAAGCGGTCTGGGTTTTCCAGATGGCAACCACACTGACGGTCGGCGGCCCGGGTGCAGCTTTCCCCCAGAGCGTCATTCTGGTGAACGGCGCGCAGGCCAAAAACGTCTTCTGGCAGGTCGGCAGTGCTGCAACAATTAACGCAGCAGGCGGCGGCACCATGGCAGGAACCATCATTGCCTCTTCCGGTGCGGCATTCTCTACAGCTGGTAACGTCGTCCCCGTGATTCTCGAAGGCCGTGTACTTGCCCTGCATGCTTCTGTCACTCTGGTAAATACCCAGATTAACGTACCCGCAGTTAAATAGAGGCTGGTGCCTGAATGAATAATCGCAGTTGAAACTGCTTTCAATAAGGAAACAACATGAAGAAGTTAAAGGTCGGCAAAGTTTATCTGGTTTTGATGGTCATGCTGAGTGTTATCTTCAGCAGTTCGCTGGTTTTCGCCGGCTCCCAACAAGACTGCAATGAGCATAGGGATGATTCCAACAGGCATGAGCATAGTTCACTTGTCTATGCTGATTCCCATCTGCATCGTAAGCACAACAATAAAGAGCACAACAACAACGGTAACACCAAAGAGCCCAACAACGACAACCACAGTAACAATGGCAATAACAATCCACCCAGCGTTCCGCCCGTCGTTTTAACGCCTAACGTCCTTGGCTCCGCTTCATTGTTTGGAGTTTTCGGTGGCGGCGCCGGCATGACCAACCAGGGAATTCTGACTGTCGTTAATGGCGATATCGGCACCACCGCGGCCTCGACTTTGATCACCGGTTTCCACGACAGCAATGCCGTTTTTACCGAAACTCCCCTGAATATCGGGGCAGTCAACGGTACCGTACATACGGCCACTGCTCCATTTGGTTCGGTCCCGAACGCCATTGCCACCGCGGCGGCACTTGATGCCCAAATCGCCTTTGATAATCTCTCCCCCGCCACACTCCCCGGTGGCATGGATGTCTCCGCCTTTGGTGGTGGAGCCGGTGAACTCGGTAATCGCACCCTCAGCCCCGGAGTCTATCTCTCCGCTCCGGGTTCCTTTGCGATCCAGGGTGGTGATCTCACCCTGGATGCCGCTGGTAACGCCAATGCAATCTGGGTTTTCCAGATGGCCACCACTCTGACGGTTGGTAGTCCGGGTTTCCCCCAGAGCGTTGTTTTAGTCAATGGTGCTCAGGCCAAGAACGTCTTCTGGCAAGTCGGCAGTGCGGCAACGATTAACGCAGCTGGCGGCGGCACCATGGCCGGAACCATCATTGCTTATTCGGGAGCTAGCTTCTCGACTGCCGGCAATGTCGTCCCCGTGACTCTGAATGGCCGCGTACTGGCCCTGCACGCTTCAGTCACGCTGGTAAACACCCTGATTAACGTGCCTGCTCCCTAAGAAACAGGTTTCAAGACAGGCAATAAGAAGGGAGCCAGGCTGCTGATTAAAAGCAGACTGGCTCCCTTCTTTGTGTCTATTAGACTTTTGGTGCTACGGTTATTCTTATGACCGGACGATCCCCAGTTTCCGCATCCGGGCGCGGAGGGTGCTGGGATTGAGGCCCAACAGAAGTGCCGCTCCGTTTTTGCCATCGATGCGCCAGCCAGCATCCTGCAACACCTGAAAAACATAATCACGTTCCAGGTCGATCAAAGCCACAACACCCTGCCCCACCACTCCTTCTGTCTGTCGATCCTCGTCAAAGCAGTTCAAAACCTGGAGAGTTGAACCCTGACTGATGATAACAGCCCGCTCGATGACGCTCTCTAATTCCCACAGGTTTCCGGGCCAGGGATATTCCTGAAGTTTCTTCAGGGTCGCTTCAGGAACGGTCGTTACCTCCCTGCCAAGCTTCTGATTAAATTGGCCTAGAAAGTGATCGACGAGCAGCGGGATATCTTCCTTGCGTTCCCGGAGCGGCGGCAGGGTGATGGAAAAAAGATTGAGTTGGGCATAGAGGTCTTGCCGGGACTTGCTGTTGGGGATTTCTTTTTTTAAATTGCGGTTGGTGGCCAGAATGATCCGCACATCGGTCTTGATGGTGCGGAGACTCCCCAGGAGTTCTAACTCACCATCCTGAATCACCCGCAGGAGCTTGCGTTGCAGCTCCAGCGACAGGTTACCGATTTCGTCAAGAAAAAGGGTACCGCCAACGGCCATTTCGAAGCGTCCGATCTGTCGGTTATCGACTCCAGCTCCTTCCTCTTTTTCTTCCCCTAAAAGTTCGCGGGCGATACGGTTCTCCGGCAAAGCTGCACAGTTGACCGTGATCATCGGCTTGTTTTTGCGCGCACTGCAATGGTAAATCATGCGAGCGATCATGCCCTTCCCAGTGCCGGACTCACCCAGAAGAAGAACAGGAGCATTCAGGGGCGCAACCTGCTTTACACTCTGAAACACCTTCGCAAGAGCGGCGCTTCGACCTATTATTTCGTCGAATTTTAACTGCGGCGCGACCTTTGTCTCGAAGGAATGCTTTTCTGGTGGTATGAGGGTTCTCAAAAGTTATGTCTCCGTCTATCCATCCGGAATTAACACTATTGTTTTCCTGGGCCTATTGGTGATGGCCAGGGTGTGATTAATTGAATTTGCAACTCGCGTACCAGAGGTGGTACGCAAAGAAGGTCAGCCAAGCATTTGATTTTACTGGGGGATATGCACTAAAGATGGGCTGGGTCGCGCCGGACCCGTAAAGATGATCCGTCACATATAACCATGCTGTTATATATGACGGACCACTCTATGAAAGATATTCTGGGTGTGCAGAGTTTTCTCTATTGCCTGGCAATGCCCATTTTTCGCATGCGGGCACGCAGGGTGCTGGGGTTGAGACCCAAAAGGAGCGCCGCGCCGCTTTTTCCTTCGATGCGCCACCCGGTTTGCTGCAGCACCTGGCAGATATGATCGTGTTCCAGATCAGCGAGGGCCTTGATTTCCTGGTTTTCAACCTCACTGGCTCCCACATCCGCCACAGCCTGGATCATTTCAAAGCGGTCCAGAACCTGAAGTGAATTTCCCTGGCTGGTAATGACCGCCCGCTCGATGATGCTTTCCAGCTCCCGCACGTTGCCGGGCCAGTGATACTCATGGAGATGGTTCAGAGTGTTGGTCGAGACCGTCTCTATTTTCTTCCCGATTTTTTTGTTGAAGATGGCAACGAAATGGTTGACCAGCAGCGGGATATCTTCCTTGCGCTCCCTTAAGGGCGGCAGGGTGATAGGGAACACGTTGAGCCGGTAATAGAGATCCTGCCTGAACTTGCCGGTGCGAATCTCTTCTTTCAAATCACGGTTGGTGGCCGCGATGATCCGCACATCGGTCTTGATGGTGCGGGGGCTGCCCAGCCGCTCAAACTCGCCGTCCTGAATCACTCGCAGGAGTTTGCTTTGCAGTTCCAAAGGCATTTCACCAATTTCGTCGAGAAAAATAGTGCCTCCGTTGGCCAGCTCAAAGCGGCCGATCTGCCGGGTATCAGAACCGGTAAACGCTCCCTTTTCCCGGCCGAAGAGCTCGCTTTCCACCAGAGTAGCAGGAAGCGTCGTGCAGTTGACCGTAATAATGGGATGGTCCTTGCGCGTGCTGCTGCGATGGATTGCTCGCGCCACCACCCCTTTACCGGTGCCGGTCTCCCCCAGCAACAGCACGGTTGCATTCATGGGTGCGACCTGTTGGACCTGTGAATATACGACCGCAAGGGCATCACTTTGACCGACGATTTCGCCGAAATTGTATTTTTTGTCCACCTCATTCCGCAGGTAAACATTCTCCTCTTTGAGCCGGTCTTTCAGCTGTCTTATCTCCGCATAGGATTTATGCAGGGATTTTTCTGCCTTTTTACGTTCCTCTACTTCCTGGATGAGTTGCATATTCGCACTGGTCAGGTCACTCGTCCGCTCTTGCACCGTCTCTTCCAGCCGCATGTTGTGATGCTGGAGTTTTTTGTACAGCATCCGCACTTCCAGCATATTGCGGATCCGCGTCTTGACTTCGACCAGTTCAAATGGCTTGCTGATGAAATCCTTTGCGCCGACTTCGAGGGCCCGCATCTTGTGTCCCGGTTGGGCGGTAATCACCAGAACCGGAATATAGCCCTCCGGGTTTTGGGCCTGAAGGGCTTCCATCACCTGAAATCCATCCATTCCCGGCATCTGCAGGTCGAGCAGGATCAAATCGTAATTATTTTCGTGGTGCAGCGCACAGACTTCTACAGGGTTCGTCGTTGAAGTCACGCAGGTATAGCCAGCGTCACTCAGCAACTGTTCCAGCAGCTCCACATTGGTCTTCTGATCATCGACAACCAGGATTTTGGCGTTTAAAATTTCGGCGGTCATGTTTTTGATTTTCCCTTTTCGACGGCCATGGCCGCCTCCATTTTTGCATGTTTCAGCGTCAGGTCCAGGGTATCCATGAACTCGGCTACCTTGATCGGTTTGGTGAGATAGCGGAAAAATCCGGCTTCAAGCCCCTTTTCAATATCGCGGGGGATAGCATTGGCACTCAAGGCAATGACCGGAATGTGCGCTGTTTCCGGAATGTCAGCCAGAATTTTCAGAGCATCAATGCCACTGATACCGGGCA
Above is a genomic segment from Geopsychrobacter electrodiphilus DSM 16401 containing:
- a CDS encoding AI-2E family transporter, with the translated sequence MKNKSPFEGQGNEQESSESVPATLHLPVDVRNFSLALLTLLAVIFVLNWAKAIFIPLMLGLMISYALAPFVTWMHKCRIPRAIGAAVLLLGLLGGTGSLVYSLRDDACKLIETLPDAAHKLYLSRLKDRGTSVGTMENMQKTATQLEQVANVAGAPAPDTPRGVTRVQIERPQLNIKDYLWMGTKGAVAFAGQLIMVFFLAYFLLASGDTFRRKLVKIAGPTLSRKKITLRVLDNIAEQIQRYLLVQIFTSIMVAVATWLAFLWLGLEHAAVWGIIAGVLKIMPYLGPLVVCAGTALIAFLQFGTVDMVLLVSGTSLIITSLEGYLITPWLTGRASRMSPVVVFVSVLFWGWLWGVWGLLLGVLIMMIIKAVCDHVEDLKPIGELLGD
- a CDS encoding lmo0937 family membrane protein, whose product is MLWTFCVILIVLWVLGIVTSTTMGGLIHILLVIAVIMVLVRIIQGRRI
- a CDS encoding DUF3185 family protein; amino-acid sequence: MAKGTSQLMAIILLIAGIALLIWGSDLYGAFGNKLTRALDGSVDTKTIVVLVAGGVCTLLGLAKLRG
- a CDS encoding paraquat-inducible protein A, with amino-acid sequence MKTTMTRVDSVLICPVCSQQHQAVPFASSTTVSCARCGSVIIRGGSKSVSQTLAFSIAALILYIPANIYPILSMEKLGVYSENTIWQGVRELFHHGYWGISVLVFLASIFIPLLKVLVMIYLSLARHHGGRQKLKLGLFRLVERIGPWSMLDVFLVAILVSLVKLGDLATVHPESGLTAFAAVVVLTLFASASFEVSVLWEKEDEI
- a CDS encoding DUF2914 domain-containing protein, which translates into the protein MGIKTLYQQHEARLTAIRRFLPGLAFISGFTWDSVSMGRVVSFYDLLILTTYYFGAGLILVLLVREIQPRWQNWFTFLIQFFFGSLFSALVVFYFKSSGSLYTFLVVIFLALMLVSNEFIAERYRSRTLTWTMFAACGTMYLNFLIPHVVHSIKPVWFYLSCIFSLTVVFAIHGFAYAKQRESMTIETKRLQYLRELLQMAPSLAVVALLVVLYQFQLIPPVPLVLKESYICKDFSSENGVYQCQAERQSLARALGFGGDVIHITKGEKIYNLSAVFAPTRITVDLEQRWWLWNEQLGSWLASGVVPLPMVGGRKNGWRTYSYIQASTQAGDWKVETALKDGAVLAVAYFTAKDQVEPAPRTHAVRVL
- a CDS encoding MlaD family protein translates to MSEENQKNKETIATATTQSPVKGPDKTQGQPLPKPKLGKKPSLILAWLVPLLAIGLTGFFVYHSLPEKGLDIRILAKNGAAIDPQRTLLKYRGVRVGIVSQVGLNDSAEQVVIEATLDNDYRDFAKEKSQFWVVRPEISLAGVQGLDTIVSGPYINLRPGNGKQKLEFEALSSPAVSDNLGEGLRLQIKSPRLGAMKIGTQIMYREVTIGEVYNFKLSETAQFVRLLVFIEEPYKNLIRKNSVFWNAGGFDLNVSLFGAKITTESIKGILTGGIGVATPEDPAEVVQDGAVFELREKQQGEWLEWAPSIDVMGGKNEGRSHEAPKKKKTLEEHKGAFFSNPHA
- a CDS encoding DUF1207 domain-containing protein, translated to MQKLILFLILVLFFPLITGFSAVQTEKAEPVANRSAILFPVDSLFVNSLSSAKEPRTYVTWLRLNLPGSSLNVGSVGFGDSFGLVRVPGWGETDAWQLGISGAVLAQFNMDAESLDLVNADYIIGFPLGYRNGVWSARARLFHQSSHLGDEFLLLPQNAELKKPRINLSFETIELLAGWDWKGLRLTAGPSYIVHTSTPLKRFSAQAGIDYLLTKPVITSTAYPFASVLWHSWAETDWDTDLTVKAGVNIRSPYAEKRSIQIFGEYYHGNLPFGQFYALRAEYFGGGINISF
- a CDS encoding YtxH domain-containing protein is translated as MSEKNSNGLGLTFLAFTLGAAIGGGLALLTAPRSGAESREKMRGMVDDKRVKLDELTEDAETRIKKVIQESHEVLEKKVDLIKAALKAGKDAIDAEKAKQKKSTKADTPADA